A portion of the Bombus pascuorum chromosome 8, iyBomPasc1.1, whole genome shotgun sequence genome contains these proteins:
- the LOC132909758 gene encoding DDB1- and CUL4-associated factor 6-like isoform X1 translates to MKKTRSNIFRDIYYQPYNDYTRMKLYSSSKASLQMMQRMALLKRLKVHNGCVNSVCWNATGELILSGSDDQHLVLTNAYNYEVLTDYKTSHRANIFSAKFLPNCGDHRIVSCSGDGIILYTDLIRRTKTFHNQFNCHVGTTYEIATIPGEPHNFLSCGEDGTVRWFDLRIKDKCNTSRCTEDVLVSCERAITALSVNLASPHQIAIGCSDSTVRILDRRTLGTPATGWTDTPGAVKALCTFTVPEFEGNSYRITSLNYSPDGQDVLVSYSSDHLYLFNVKDQASIQLKKDVAVRKGEGKKQRLRSPLPVRRLRLRGDWSDTGPDARPECEGGRRSGTEIAQARPVLQTSLMQRMTDVLSRMLNDPATRAALCGGGEDSLEGVIDHQDNAQNSNESVTESNEERQDNETERVERVPTQVNQEIAVSEQQPDRLESPSTSGTQSKPGTSYSVETKEEMPSNETMPLKQTIDESSSSVESKSHVPMEIESSQVETQQCFAQPCSSRTMDKSNDLPEDDQSSNDDSPCSSMENRQEGHMMENLQDRLTKMRVGFLEKHGSEPAVSLTYTDKSSSSATISLGVADEMTRDGYHAGPSGSSGTFSGRNHDKHIRYSDIQEKTDESAFSDSEDEDIQAEGRLGSSAETEMEEAMGDAPTRRGSANFDKTCVTELRVKQKYMGHRNASFFRTMIKEANFWGNDFVMSGSDCGHVFIWEKDTARLCMLLEADQHVVNCLQPHPYLPLLATAGIDYDVKLWAPINEESSFDEKFAEDLKKRNAVMLEETKDTMTVPAVFMIRMLACLNQIRRANELSHGMDRTRSEQEEERRRGRRITRWLSCFWRYCRL, encoded by the exons ATGAAGAAAACAcgttcaaatatatttcgtgACATTTATTATCAGCCCTACAATGATTACACCAGGATGAAGCTTTATTCTAGCAGCAAAG CAAGTCTTCAAATGATGCAACGTATGGCATTGTTAAAGAGATTAAAAGTTCACAATGGTTGTGTAAACTCTGTTTGTTGGAATGCTACTGGAGAATTGATATTGTCTGGTAGTGACGACCAGCATCTTGTCcttacaaatgcttataattATGAA GTATTAACAGACTATAAAACCAGCCATAGAGCAAATATATTCAGTGCAAAGTTTTTGCCTAATTGTGGTGATCATCGGATAGTTTCTTGTAGTGGTGATGgcattattttgtatacag ATTTAATAAGAAGAACAAAAACATTtcataatcaatttaattgtCATGTCGGTACTACATACGAAATAGCGACAATACCTGGTGAGCCGCATAATTTTTTAAGCTGTGGGGAAGATGGAACTGTGAGATGGTTTGATCTTAGAATAAAGGACAAATGTAATACTTCGAGGTGCACTGAGGATGTGTTAGTTTCTTGTGAAAGAGCTATAACTGCTCTATCCGTAAATCTTGCTTCACCCCATCAAATAGCGATAGGTTGTTCTGATAGTACAGTTAGAATACTTGACAGAAGAACACTTGGAACACCAGCTACTG GCTGGACAGATACGCCTGGAGCAGTAAAGGCCTTATGTACTTTCACTGTCCCGGAATTTGAAGGGAATTCTTACAGAATAACATCGTTGAATTATAGTCCAGATGGGCAGGATGTTCTTGTTAGTTATAGCAGTGATCATCTTTACCTGTTCAATGTGAAg GACCAAGCTAGTATACAGTTAAAGAAAGATGTCGCAGTTAGAAAAGGAGAGGGAAAAAAGCAAAGATTACGTTCGCCATTGCCAGTACGTAGACTAAGACTTAGAGGAGACTGGTCTGATACCGGTCCCGATGCTCGACCTGAATGCGAGGGCGGTCGACGTAGCGGTACAG AAATTGCTCAAGCCAGACCCGTTCTTCAAACTTCGTTAATGCAGAGAATGACTGATGTTCTCAGTAGAATGTTAAATGACCCAGCCACTAGAGCCGCTTTATGCGGCGGCGGCGAAGATAGTTTAGAAGGCGTGATCGATCATCAAGATAACGCTCAAAATAGCAACGAAAGCGTTACGGAATCAAACGAAGAGAGACAAGACAACGAAACCGAAAGGGTTGAAAGAGTTCCGACTCAGGTTAATCAAGAAATag CTGTTTCAGAGCAACAACCAGATAGATTAGAAAGTCCAAGTACTAGCGGTACGCAAAGTAAACCTGGGACAAGTTACTCtgtagaaacgaaagaagaaatgcCATCCAATGAAACAATGCCTTTGAAGCAAACGATCGATGAGAGTTCATCGTCGGTCGAATCCAAATCACATGTTCCTATGGAAATTGAATCTAGTCAAGTAGAAACACAACAGTGTTTTGCTCAACCGTGTTCATCGCGTACTATGGATAAGTCCAATGATCTACCGGAAGATGATCAAAGTAGCAATGACGACTCTCCTTGTAGCAGTATGGAAAATAGACAAGAAGGACATATGATGGAAAACCTTCAAGATAGATTAACGAAAATGAGAGTCGGATTCCTTGAAAA ACACGGCAGTGAACCTGCTGTAAGTTTAACTTATACGGATAAAAGTTCATCAAGTGCAACGATATCTCTTGGTGTAGCAGATGAGATGACCCGTGATGGTTATCATGCGg GACCATCTGGAAGTAGTGGAACATTCTCCGGCAGAAATCATGACAAACATATACGATATAGTGATATACAAGAGA AGACTGATGAAAGCGCTTTTAGTGATAGCGAGGATGAAGATATACAAGCTGAAGGAAG ATTAGGAAGTTCAgcagaaacagaaatggaGGAAGCTATGGGAGATGCTCCAACGCGCCGAGGATCAGCGAATTTCGACAAAACGTGCGTAACGGAGCTTCGTGTCAAGCAGAAATATATGGGACACCGTAACGCTag TTTCTTTAGGACCATGATTAAAGAAGCAAACTTTTGGGGCAACGATTTCGTCATGTCGGGTAGCGATTGTGGTCATGTGTTCATATGGGAGAAAGACACGGCCAGATTATGCATGTTGCTGGAAGCAGATCAACATGTCGTCAACTGTTTGCAACCACATCCGTATTTACCACTATTAGCCACAGCTGGTATTGATTACGATGTTAAGCTTTGGGCACCGATAAACGAAGAATCCAGCTTTGATGAAAAGTTTGCGGAAGAT TTGAAAAAGAGGAATGCAGTCATGTTGGAAGAGACGAAAGACACAATGACTGTACCGGCTGTTTTTATGATCAGAATGCTGGCATGTCTCAATCAGATACGCAGAG CTAACGAACTAAGTCACGGTATGGACAG GACGCGGTCGGAACAGGAGGAGGAGCGGCGACGAGGCCGGCGAATTACGAGGTGGTTAAGCTGTTTTTGGCGATACTGTCGTCTGTGA
- the LOC132909758 gene encoding DDB1- and CUL4-associated factor 6-like isoform X5 translates to MKKTRSNIFRDIYYQPYNDYTRMKLYSSSKASLQMMQRMALLKRLKVHNGCVNSVCWNATGELILSGSDDQHLVLTNAYNYEVLTDYKTSHRANIFSAKFLPNCGDHRIVSCSGDGIILYTDLIRRTKTFHNQFNCHVGTTYEIATIPGEPHNFLSCGEDGTVRWFDLRIKDKCNTSRCTEDVLVSCERAITALSVNLASPHQIAIGCSDSTVRILDRRTLGTPATGWTDTPGAVKALCTFTVPEFEGNSYRITSLNYSPDGQDVLVSYSSDHLYLFNVKDQASIQLKKDVAVRKGEGKKQRLRSPLPVRRLRLRGDWSDTGPDARPECEGGRRSGTEIAQARPVLQTSLMQRMTDVLSRMLNDPATRAALCGGGEDSLEGVIDHQDNAQNSNESVTESNEERQDNETERVERVPTQVNQEIAVSEQQPDRLESPSTSGTQSKPGTSYSVETKEEMPSNETMPLKQTIDESSSSVESKSHVPMEIESSQVETQQCFAQPCSSRTMDKSNDLPEDDQSSNDDSPCSSMENRQEGHMMENLQDRLTKMRVGFLEKHGSEPAVSLTYTDKSSSSATISLGVADEMTRDGYHAGPSGSSGTFSGRNHDKHIRYSDIQEKTDESAFSDSEDEDIQAEGRLGSSAETEMEEAMGDAPTRRGSANFDKTCVTELRVKQKYMGHRNARTMIKEANFWGNDFVMSGSDCGHVFIWEKDTARLCMLLEADQHVVNCLQPHPYLPLLATAGIDYDVKLWAPINEESSFDEKFAEDLKKRNAVMLEETKDTMTVPAVFMIRMLACLNQIRRGRGRNRRRSGDEAGELRGG, encoded by the exons ATGAAGAAAACAcgttcaaatatatttcgtgACATTTATTATCAGCCCTACAATGATTACACCAGGATGAAGCTTTATTCTAGCAGCAAAG CAAGTCTTCAAATGATGCAACGTATGGCATTGTTAAAGAGATTAAAAGTTCACAATGGTTGTGTAAACTCTGTTTGTTGGAATGCTACTGGAGAATTGATATTGTCTGGTAGTGACGACCAGCATCTTGTCcttacaaatgcttataattATGAA GTATTAACAGACTATAAAACCAGCCATAGAGCAAATATATTCAGTGCAAAGTTTTTGCCTAATTGTGGTGATCATCGGATAGTTTCTTGTAGTGGTGATGgcattattttgtatacag ATTTAATAAGAAGAACAAAAACATTtcataatcaatttaattgtCATGTCGGTACTACATACGAAATAGCGACAATACCTGGTGAGCCGCATAATTTTTTAAGCTGTGGGGAAGATGGAACTGTGAGATGGTTTGATCTTAGAATAAAGGACAAATGTAATACTTCGAGGTGCACTGAGGATGTGTTAGTTTCTTGTGAAAGAGCTATAACTGCTCTATCCGTAAATCTTGCTTCACCCCATCAAATAGCGATAGGTTGTTCTGATAGTACAGTTAGAATACTTGACAGAAGAACACTTGGAACACCAGCTACTG GCTGGACAGATACGCCTGGAGCAGTAAAGGCCTTATGTACTTTCACTGTCCCGGAATTTGAAGGGAATTCTTACAGAATAACATCGTTGAATTATAGTCCAGATGGGCAGGATGTTCTTGTTAGTTATAGCAGTGATCATCTTTACCTGTTCAATGTGAAg GACCAAGCTAGTATACAGTTAAAGAAAGATGTCGCAGTTAGAAAAGGAGAGGGAAAAAAGCAAAGATTACGTTCGCCATTGCCAGTACGTAGACTAAGACTTAGAGGAGACTGGTCTGATACCGGTCCCGATGCTCGACCTGAATGCGAGGGCGGTCGACGTAGCGGTACAG AAATTGCTCAAGCCAGACCCGTTCTTCAAACTTCGTTAATGCAGAGAATGACTGATGTTCTCAGTAGAATGTTAAATGACCCAGCCACTAGAGCCGCTTTATGCGGCGGCGGCGAAGATAGTTTAGAAGGCGTGATCGATCATCAAGATAACGCTCAAAATAGCAACGAAAGCGTTACGGAATCAAACGAAGAGAGACAAGACAACGAAACCGAAAGGGTTGAAAGAGTTCCGACTCAGGTTAATCAAGAAATag CTGTTTCAGAGCAACAACCAGATAGATTAGAAAGTCCAAGTACTAGCGGTACGCAAAGTAAACCTGGGACAAGTTACTCtgtagaaacgaaagaagaaatgcCATCCAATGAAACAATGCCTTTGAAGCAAACGATCGATGAGAGTTCATCGTCGGTCGAATCCAAATCACATGTTCCTATGGAAATTGAATCTAGTCAAGTAGAAACACAACAGTGTTTTGCTCAACCGTGTTCATCGCGTACTATGGATAAGTCCAATGATCTACCGGAAGATGATCAAAGTAGCAATGACGACTCTCCTTGTAGCAGTATGGAAAATAGACAAGAAGGACATATGATGGAAAACCTTCAAGATAGATTAACGAAAATGAGAGTCGGATTCCTTGAAAA ACACGGCAGTGAACCTGCTGTAAGTTTAACTTATACGGATAAAAGTTCATCAAGTGCAACGATATCTCTTGGTGTAGCAGATGAGATGACCCGTGATGGTTATCATGCGg GACCATCTGGAAGTAGTGGAACATTCTCCGGCAGAAATCATGACAAACATATACGATATAGTGATATACAAGAGA AGACTGATGAAAGCGCTTTTAGTGATAGCGAGGATGAAGATATACAAGCTGAAGGAAG ATTAGGAAGTTCAgcagaaacagaaatggaGGAAGCTATGGGAGATGCTCCAACGCGCCGAGGATCAGCGAATTTCGACAAAACGTGCGTAACGGAGCTTCGTGTCAAGCAGAAATATATGGGACACCGTAACGCTag GACCATGATTAAAGAAGCAAACTTTTGGGGCAACGATTTCGTCATGTCGGGTAGCGATTGTGGTCATGTGTTCATATGGGAGAAAGACACGGCCAGATTATGCATGTTGCTGGAAGCAGATCAACATGTCGTCAACTGTTTGCAACCACATCCGTATTTACCACTATTAGCCACAGCTGGTATTGATTACGATGTTAAGCTTTGGGCACCGATAAACGAAGAATCCAGCTTTGATGAAAAGTTTGCGGAAGAT TTGAAAAAGAGGAATGCAGTCATGTTGGAAGAGACGAAAGACACAATGACTGTACCGGCTGTTTTTATGATCAGAATGCTGGCATGTCTCAATCAGATACGCAGAG GACGCGGTCGGAACAGGAGGAGGAGCGGCGACGAGGCCGGCGAATTACGAGGTGGTTAA
- the LOC132909758 gene encoding DDB1- and CUL4-associated factor 6-like isoform X3 produces the protein MKKTRSNIFRDIYYQPYNDYTRMKLYSSSKASLQMMQRMALLKRLKVHNGCVNSVCWNATGELILSGSDDQHLVLTNAYNYEVLTDYKTSHRANIFSAKFLPNCGDHRIVSCSGDGIILYTDLIRRTKTFHNQFNCHVGTTYEIATIPGEPHNFLSCGEDGTVRWFDLRIKDKCNTSRCTEDVLVSCERAITALSVNLASPHQIAIGCSDSTVRILDRRTLGTPATGWTDTPGAVKALCTFTVPEFEGNSYRITSLNYSPDGQDVLVSYSSDHLYLFNVKDQASIQLKKDVAVRKGEGKKQRLRSPLPVRRLRLRGDWSDTGPDARPECEGGRRSGTEIAQARPVLQTSLMQRMTDVLSRMLNDPATRAALCGGGEDSLEGVIDHQDNAQNSNESVTESNEERQDNETERVERVPTQVNQEIAVSEQQPDRLESPSTSGTQSKPGTSYSVETKEEMPSNETMPLKQTIDESSSSVESKSHVPMEIESSQVETQQCFAQPCSSRTMDKSNDLPEDDQSSNDDSPCSSMENRQEGHMMENLQDRLTKMRVGFLEKHGSEPAVSLTYTDKSSSSATISLGVADEMTRDGYHAGPSGSSGTFSGRNHDKHIRYSDIQEKTDESAFSDSEDEDIQAEGRLGSSAETEMEEAMGDAPTRRGSANFDKTCVTELRVKQKYMGHRNARTMIKEANFWGNDFVMSGSDCGHVFIWEKDTARLCMLLEADQHVVNCLQPHPYLPLLATAGIDYDVKLWAPINEESSFDEKFAEDLKKRNAVMLEETKDTMTVPAVFMIRMLACLNQIRRANELSHGMDRTRSEQEEERRRGRRITRWLSCFWRYCRL, from the exons ATGAAGAAAACAcgttcaaatatatttcgtgACATTTATTATCAGCCCTACAATGATTACACCAGGATGAAGCTTTATTCTAGCAGCAAAG CAAGTCTTCAAATGATGCAACGTATGGCATTGTTAAAGAGATTAAAAGTTCACAATGGTTGTGTAAACTCTGTTTGTTGGAATGCTACTGGAGAATTGATATTGTCTGGTAGTGACGACCAGCATCTTGTCcttacaaatgcttataattATGAA GTATTAACAGACTATAAAACCAGCCATAGAGCAAATATATTCAGTGCAAAGTTTTTGCCTAATTGTGGTGATCATCGGATAGTTTCTTGTAGTGGTGATGgcattattttgtatacag ATTTAATAAGAAGAACAAAAACATTtcataatcaatttaattgtCATGTCGGTACTACATACGAAATAGCGACAATACCTGGTGAGCCGCATAATTTTTTAAGCTGTGGGGAAGATGGAACTGTGAGATGGTTTGATCTTAGAATAAAGGACAAATGTAATACTTCGAGGTGCACTGAGGATGTGTTAGTTTCTTGTGAAAGAGCTATAACTGCTCTATCCGTAAATCTTGCTTCACCCCATCAAATAGCGATAGGTTGTTCTGATAGTACAGTTAGAATACTTGACAGAAGAACACTTGGAACACCAGCTACTG GCTGGACAGATACGCCTGGAGCAGTAAAGGCCTTATGTACTTTCACTGTCCCGGAATTTGAAGGGAATTCTTACAGAATAACATCGTTGAATTATAGTCCAGATGGGCAGGATGTTCTTGTTAGTTATAGCAGTGATCATCTTTACCTGTTCAATGTGAAg GACCAAGCTAGTATACAGTTAAAGAAAGATGTCGCAGTTAGAAAAGGAGAGGGAAAAAAGCAAAGATTACGTTCGCCATTGCCAGTACGTAGACTAAGACTTAGAGGAGACTGGTCTGATACCGGTCCCGATGCTCGACCTGAATGCGAGGGCGGTCGACGTAGCGGTACAG AAATTGCTCAAGCCAGACCCGTTCTTCAAACTTCGTTAATGCAGAGAATGACTGATGTTCTCAGTAGAATGTTAAATGACCCAGCCACTAGAGCCGCTTTATGCGGCGGCGGCGAAGATAGTTTAGAAGGCGTGATCGATCATCAAGATAACGCTCAAAATAGCAACGAAAGCGTTACGGAATCAAACGAAGAGAGACAAGACAACGAAACCGAAAGGGTTGAAAGAGTTCCGACTCAGGTTAATCAAGAAATag CTGTTTCAGAGCAACAACCAGATAGATTAGAAAGTCCAAGTACTAGCGGTACGCAAAGTAAACCTGGGACAAGTTACTCtgtagaaacgaaagaagaaatgcCATCCAATGAAACAATGCCTTTGAAGCAAACGATCGATGAGAGTTCATCGTCGGTCGAATCCAAATCACATGTTCCTATGGAAATTGAATCTAGTCAAGTAGAAACACAACAGTGTTTTGCTCAACCGTGTTCATCGCGTACTATGGATAAGTCCAATGATCTACCGGAAGATGATCAAAGTAGCAATGACGACTCTCCTTGTAGCAGTATGGAAAATAGACAAGAAGGACATATGATGGAAAACCTTCAAGATAGATTAACGAAAATGAGAGTCGGATTCCTTGAAAA ACACGGCAGTGAACCTGCTGTAAGTTTAACTTATACGGATAAAAGTTCATCAAGTGCAACGATATCTCTTGGTGTAGCAGATGAGATGACCCGTGATGGTTATCATGCGg GACCATCTGGAAGTAGTGGAACATTCTCCGGCAGAAATCATGACAAACATATACGATATAGTGATATACAAGAGA AGACTGATGAAAGCGCTTTTAGTGATAGCGAGGATGAAGATATACAAGCTGAAGGAAG ATTAGGAAGTTCAgcagaaacagaaatggaGGAAGCTATGGGAGATGCTCCAACGCGCCGAGGATCAGCGAATTTCGACAAAACGTGCGTAACGGAGCTTCGTGTCAAGCAGAAATATATGGGACACCGTAACGCTag GACCATGATTAAAGAAGCAAACTTTTGGGGCAACGATTTCGTCATGTCGGGTAGCGATTGTGGTCATGTGTTCATATGGGAGAAAGACACGGCCAGATTATGCATGTTGCTGGAAGCAGATCAACATGTCGTCAACTGTTTGCAACCACATCCGTATTTACCACTATTAGCCACAGCTGGTATTGATTACGATGTTAAGCTTTGGGCACCGATAAACGAAGAATCCAGCTTTGATGAAAAGTTTGCGGAAGAT TTGAAAAAGAGGAATGCAGTCATGTTGGAAGAGACGAAAGACACAATGACTGTACCGGCTGTTTTTATGATCAGAATGCTGGCATGTCTCAATCAGATACGCAGAG CTAACGAACTAAGTCACGGTATGGACAG GACGCGGTCGGAACAGGAGGAGGAGCGGCGACGAGGCCGGCGAATTACGAGGTGGTTAAGCTGTTTTTGGCGATACTGTCGTCTGTGA
- the LOC132909758 gene encoding DDB1- and CUL4-associated factor 6-like isoform X2 — translation MKKTRSNIFRDIYYQPYNDYTRMKLYSSSKASLQMMQRMALLKRLKVHNGCVNSVCWNATGELILSGSDDQHLVLTNAYNYEVLTDYKTSHRANIFSAKFLPNCGDHRIVSCSGDGIILYTDLIRRTKTFHNQFNCHVGTTYEIATIPGEPHNFLSCGEDGTVRWFDLRIKDKCNTSRCTEDVLVSCERAITALSVNLASPHQIAIGCSDSTVRILDRRTLGTPATGWTDTPGAVKALCTFTVPEFEGNSYRITSLNYSPDGQDVLVSYSSDHLYLFNVKDQASIQLKKDVAVRKGEGKKQRLRSPLPVRRLRLRGDWSDTGPDARPECEGGRRSGTEIAQARPVLQTSLMQRMTDVLSRMLNDPATRAALCGGGEDSLEGVIDHQDNAQNSNESVTESNEERQDNETERVERVPTQVNQEIEQQPDRLESPSTSGTQSKPGTSYSVETKEEMPSNETMPLKQTIDESSSSVESKSHVPMEIESSQVETQQCFAQPCSSRTMDKSNDLPEDDQSSNDDSPCSSMENRQEGHMMENLQDRLTKMRVGFLEKHGSEPAVSLTYTDKSSSSATISLGVADEMTRDGYHAGPSGSSGTFSGRNHDKHIRYSDIQEKTDESAFSDSEDEDIQAEGRLGSSAETEMEEAMGDAPTRRGSANFDKTCVTELRVKQKYMGHRNASFFRTMIKEANFWGNDFVMSGSDCGHVFIWEKDTARLCMLLEADQHVVNCLQPHPYLPLLATAGIDYDVKLWAPINEESSFDEKFAEDLKKRNAVMLEETKDTMTVPAVFMIRMLACLNQIRRANELSHGMDRTRSEQEEERRRGRRITRWLSCFWRYCRL, via the exons ATGAAGAAAACAcgttcaaatatatttcgtgACATTTATTATCAGCCCTACAATGATTACACCAGGATGAAGCTTTATTCTAGCAGCAAAG CAAGTCTTCAAATGATGCAACGTATGGCATTGTTAAAGAGATTAAAAGTTCACAATGGTTGTGTAAACTCTGTTTGTTGGAATGCTACTGGAGAATTGATATTGTCTGGTAGTGACGACCAGCATCTTGTCcttacaaatgcttataattATGAA GTATTAACAGACTATAAAACCAGCCATAGAGCAAATATATTCAGTGCAAAGTTTTTGCCTAATTGTGGTGATCATCGGATAGTTTCTTGTAGTGGTGATGgcattattttgtatacag ATTTAATAAGAAGAACAAAAACATTtcataatcaatttaattgtCATGTCGGTACTACATACGAAATAGCGACAATACCTGGTGAGCCGCATAATTTTTTAAGCTGTGGGGAAGATGGAACTGTGAGATGGTTTGATCTTAGAATAAAGGACAAATGTAATACTTCGAGGTGCACTGAGGATGTGTTAGTTTCTTGTGAAAGAGCTATAACTGCTCTATCCGTAAATCTTGCTTCACCCCATCAAATAGCGATAGGTTGTTCTGATAGTACAGTTAGAATACTTGACAGAAGAACACTTGGAACACCAGCTACTG GCTGGACAGATACGCCTGGAGCAGTAAAGGCCTTATGTACTTTCACTGTCCCGGAATTTGAAGGGAATTCTTACAGAATAACATCGTTGAATTATAGTCCAGATGGGCAGGATGTTCTTGTTAGTTATAGCAGTGATCATCTTTACCTGTTCAATGTGAAg GACCAAGCTAGTATACAGTTAAAGAAAGATGTCGCAGTTAGAAAAGGAGAGGGAAAAAAGCAAAGATTACGTTCGCCATTGCCAGTACGTAGACTAAGACTTAGAGGAGACTGGTCTGATACCGGTCCCGATGCTCGACCTGAATGCGAGGGCGGTCGACGTAGCGGTACAG AAATTGCTCAAGCCAGACCCGTTCTTCAAACTTCGTTAATGCAGAGAATGACTGATGTTCTCAGTAGAATGTTAAATGACCCAGCCACTAGAGCCGCTTTATGCGGCGGCGGCGAAGATAGTTTAGAAGGCGTGATCGATCATCAAGATAACGCTCAAAATAGCAACGAAAGCGTTACGGAATCAAACGAAGAGAGACAAGACAACGAAACCGAAAGGGTTGAAAGAGTTCCGACTCAGGTTAATCAAGAAATag AGCAACAACCAGATAGATTAGAAAGTCCAAGTACTAGCGGTACGCAAAGTAAACCTGGGACAAGTTACTCtgtagaaacgaaagaagaaatgcCATCCAATGAAACAATGCCTTTGAAGCAAACGATCGATGAGAGTTCATCGTCGGTCGAATCCAAATCACATGTTCCTATGGAAATTGAATCTAGTCAAGTAGAAACACAACAGTGTTTTGCTCAACCGTGTTCATCGCGTACTATGGATAAGTCCAATGATCTACCGGAAGATGATCAAAGTAGCAATGACGACTCTCCTTGTAGCAGTATGGAAAATAGACAAGAAGGACATATGATGGAAAACCTTCAAGATAGATTAACGAAAATGAGAGTCGGATTCCTTGAAAA ACACGGCAGTGAACCTGCTGTAAGTTTAACTTATACGGATAAAAGTTCATCAAGTGCAACGATATCTCTTGGTGTAGCAGATGAGATGACCCGTGATGGTTATCATGCGg GACCATCTGGAAGTAGTGGAACATTCTCCGGCAGAAATCATGACAAACATATACGATATAGTGATATACAAGAGA AGACTGATGAAAGCGCTTTTAGTGATAGCGAGGATGAAGATATACAAGCTGAAGGAAG ATTAGGAAGTTCAgcagaaacagaaatggaGGAAGCTATGGGAGATGCTCCAACGCGCCGAGGATCAGCGAATTTCGACAAAACGTGCGTAACGGAGCTTCGTGTCAAGCAGAAATATATGGGACACCGTAACGCTag TTTCTTTAGGACCATGATTAAAGAAGCAAACTTTTGGGGCAACGATTTCGTCATGTCGGGTAGCGATTGTGGTCATGTGTTCATATGGGAGAAAGACACGGCCAGATTATGCATGTTGCTGGAAGCAGATCAACATGTCGTCAACTGTTTGCAACCACATCCGTATTTACCACTATTAGCCACAGCTGGTATTGATTACGATGTTAAGCTTTGGGCACCGATAAACGAAGAATCCAGCTTTGATGAAAAGTTTGCGGAAGAT TTGAAAAAGAGGAATGCAGTCATGTTGGAAGAGACGAAAGACACAATGACTGTACCGGCTGTTTTTATGATCAGAATGCTGGCATGTCTCAATCAGATACGCAGAG CTAACGAACTAAGTCACGGTATGGACAG GACGCGGTCGGAACAGGAGGAGGAGCGGCGACGAGGCCGGCGAATTACGAGGTGGTTAAGCTGTTTTTGGCGATACTGTCGTCTGTGA